In Gossypium arboreum isolate Shixiya-1 chromosome 6, ASM2569848v2, whole genome shotgun sequence, the following are encoded in one genomic region:
- the LOC108486511 gene encoding G-type lectin S-receptor-like serine/threonine-protein kinase CES101, whose product MWYAQGTLTSNNHSIWLANRDNLIADDSGVLVLDDTGLKITRTGGNPIQVFSLQSTSITINTSDMKVVLQDSGNLVLQGTNEENRENVVLWQSFDHPTDSFLPVMKLGVSHGRNFSLTSWFSDSIPASRSFTMEWDPARNRLVVRLRERILWTNGEDFENIGPSDPFNMNYDFTNVSNPNWKYVYYTLVI is encoded by the coding sequence ATGTGGTACGCCCAAGGCACGTTGACGTCAAACAACCATTCCATTTGGTTGGCTAATCGAGACAATCTCATCGCAGACGACTCGGGAGTTCTTGTCCTAGATGATACTGGACTGAAAATTACACGCACCGGTGGGAATCCTATCCAAGTTTTCTCACTTCAATCTACCTCTATCACCATCAACACTTCCGATATGAAGGTGGTCTTACAAGATTCGGGAAATCTTGTTTTGCAAGGTACAAATGAGGAAAATAGGGAAAACGTAGTATTGTGGCAAAGCTTTGACCATCCAACTGATAGTTTTCTACCTGTGATGAAATTGGGGGTTAGCCATGGGAGAAACTTCTCACTTACTTCTTGGTTCAGTGATTCAATCCCTGCGTCTAGGTCGTTTACAATGGAATGGGATCCTGCACGAAATCGATTAGTAGTTCGGCTTAGAGAGAGGATTTTGTGGACAAATGGTGAAGATTTTGAAAATATTGGCCCTTCGGATCCATTTAATATGAATTATGATTTCACTAATGTTTCTAATCCAAATTGGAAGTACGTTTATTATACTCTTGTAATTTAG
- the LOC108486512 gene encoding uncharacterized protein LOC108486512, with the protein MASSDNGNLKEQIEESNDTKTTGQISLHVSSSQKMLLNSENPQRKPFMNFMSPPSRFKFLNFSSASASFKRLAEERDEVSRLVASSSGHRIRERLTGVFAKKIDWVSLMKMCKEWIRDPMNMALFAWILAVAISGAILFLVMTGMLNKALPKKSQRDAWFEVNNQILNALFTLMCLYHHPKRFYHLVLLCRWKPEDVSRLRKVYCKNGTYKPHEWAHMMLVVVLLHINCFAQYALCGLNWGYKRSERPPIGVGICMSFAIGAPALAGLYTIVSPLGKDYVSEEDEEAQGGIDAGEIRSEHSRRKSFERRYSFASGEGERIVESRPLWSGGILDIWDDISLAYLSVFCTCCVFGWNMERLGFGNMYVHIATFLLFCMAPFWIFNLAAVNIDNETVREALGFTGIVLCLFGLLYGGFWRIQMRKRFNLPAYKFCFGHPAVGDCTLWLCCCWCALAQEARTGNSYDIVEDKFLRKQTNNGNEVRMSPLPREQGIVRFSSDPSSLLGYGSSPTTRFTTNSPSPRMISKEYYSPDRQLSTVKEEFSIAVKDETMIPPSPSSMTQREET; encoded by the coding sequence ATGGCTTCAAGTGATAATGGGAATCTGAAAGAGCAAATTGAAGAATCCAATGATACTAAAACAACAGGGCAAATTTCTCTTCACGTTTCATCGTCACAAAAGATGCTTCTAAACAGTGAAAACCCTCAAAGAAAGCCATTTATGAACTTTATGTCTCCACCAAGTAGATTCAAGTTTCTCAACTTTAGCTCTGCATCTGCTAGTTTCAAGCGTTTAGCCGAAGAAAGAGATGAGGTTTCTCGGTTGGTGGCTTCTTCAAGTGGTCATAGGATACGAGAACGTCTGACTGGGGTTTTTGCTAAAAAGATTGATTGGGTTTCTCTCATGAAAATGTGTAAGGAATGGATTAGGGACCCTATGAATATGGCCCTTTTTGCATGGATCCTGGCTGTTGCTATCTCGGGTGCTATTCTGTTCCTTGTCATGACTGGAATGTTGAATAAAGCGCTCCCTAAGAAGTCCCAGAGAGATGCCTGGTTCGAAGTCAACAATCAAATTCTCAATGCTCTGTTTACTCTCATGTGTTTGTACCATCACCCTAAGCGTTTTTACCATCTTGTACTTCTTTGTAGATGGAAACCAGAAGATGTTTCCCGACTCAGAAAGGTATACTGTAAGAATGGGACCTATAAGCCCCATGAGTGGGCACATATGATGTTGGTTGTTGTGCTACTTCATATCAACTGTTTTGCTCAGTATGCTCTTTGTGGTCTGAACTGGGGATACAAGAGATCTGAGCGACCTCCTATTGGTGTTGGGATATGTATGTCATTTGCAATAGGTGCACCAGCATTGGCTGGTCTTTACACCATTGTTAGCCCTCTTGGGAAGGATTATGTTTCTGAAGAGGACGAGGAAGCACAGGGGGGAATTGATGCTGGTGAAATTAGATCAGAGCATTCAAGACGAAAATCATTCGAGAGGAGATATTCATTTGCATCCGGCGAGGGAGAAAGAATTGTTGAAAGCAGACCGCTCTGGAGTGGAGGGATACTAGACATCTGGGATGACATTTCTCTAGCATATCTTTCTGTTTTTTGTACCTGTTGTGTGTTTGGGTGGAACATGGAGAGGCTCGGTTTCGGGAACATGTATGTACATATTGCTACTTTTCTCCTGTTTTGTATGGCTCCATTCTGGATTTTCAATTTGGCTGCTGTGAATATCGATAATGAGACTGTCAGAGAGGCTCTTGGTTTTACCGGAATTGTTCTTTGTCTGTTTGGTTTATTATATGGTGGCTTCTGGAGGATTCAAATGAGGAAGAGATTTAATTTGCCAGCTTACAAGTTTTGTTTCGGACATCCAGCAGTAGGTGATTGCACGCTATGGCTATGCTGTTGTTGGTGTGCCCTTGCTCAGGAAGCACGCACCGGGAATTCTTATGATATTGTAGAAGATAAGTTCTTAAGAAAGCAAACAAACAATGGTAACGAGGTGCGAATGTCACCTTTACCTCGTGAACAAGGGATTGTACGATTTAGTTCTGACCCTAGTTCTTTGCTCGGGTATGGTTCTAGCCCAACCACGAGATTTACAACCAATTCTCCAAGTCCCAGAATGATTTCAAAGGAATATTATAGCCCTGACCGACAGCTTTCTACAGTGAAAGAAGAGTTTTCCATAGCAGTTAAAGATGAAACTATGATTCCACCTAGTCCGTCATCGATGACACAGAGAGAAGAAACATAA
- the LOC128293761 gene encoding G-type lectin S-receptor-like serine/threonine-protein kinase CES101: MIIVLLSTLFYLRRRRQIRKEEEYLLDLMTSEDASDVSELQTGNNGRNLIIYTAGLIMSAKNGFSPDNLLGKGGFGGVCQPPHKDLKLSNILLDENMNPKISDFGLAKIDITNAAGSNTKQVVGRYYMSPEYAMEGIFSEKSDDYSFRVMVLEVVSGQKNSNHFEFDRPLNLVGYELWKHGGALQLMDPALSDSCFKRYQVLRCITLSLLCVEDNPLDRTTMSDVISVLIGKMQLALPKQPAIRIVETYIESKEVEIYSLNGLTMSTMDAR; this comes from the exons ATGATCATAGTACTGCTTTCCACTCTGTTTTATTTGAGAAGGCGAAGGCAAATTAGAAAGGAAG AAGAGTACCTACTTGACTTAATGACTTCagaagatgcaagtgacgtatcaGAACTTCAAACTGGAAACAATGGTCGTAATCTAATCATATATACAGCAGGTTTAATCATGTCTGCTAAAAATGGCTTCTCACCAGATAATTTGCTTGGAAAAGGTGGCTTTGGAGGTGTTTGCCAACCGCCCCATAA AGATCTGAAGTTGAGTAACATATTGCTTGATGAAAACATGAACCCCAAGATATCAGATTTTGGGTTGGCCAAGATAGACATAACGAATGCAGCTGGATCAAATACGAAACAGGTTGTCGGCAGATA TTACATGTCTCCTGAATATGCAATGGAAGGCATATTCTCTGAAAAATCTGATGATTACAGTTTCAGAGTTATGGTTTTGGAAGTTGTCAGTGGTCAGAAAAATAGCAACCATTTTGAGTTTGATCGTCCACTTAACCTGGTTGGATAC GAACTATGGAAACATGGTGGAGCATTACAATTAATGGATCCGGCTTTAAGTGATTCATGTTTTAAACGATACCAAGTTTTAAGATGCATTACATTGAGTCTGCTATGCGTGGAAGATAATCCATTGGATAGGACAACGATGTCTGATGTTATCTCTGTGCTAATTGGAAAGATGCAATTGGCATTGCCAAAACAGCCTGCAATAAGGATTGTAGAAACATATATAGAGAGCAAAGAGGTGGAAATTTACTCATTGAACGGCCTAACCATGTCTACCATGGATGCAAGATGA